The following coding sequences lie in one Thermanaerothrix sp. genomic window:
- a CDS encoding pseudouridine synthase, producing MWLRINQYLARCGLGSRRNVEALILSHRVSVNGEMVEDLSFKVQQGDLVMVDSKVVRPLESIYLVMNKPVGVVCAVRDPRYKTVLDLLPFRVRRLAPFPVGRLDKDSQGLLILTNDGDFCDSLLHPSRGIIKTYEVELDGEIRLDMLDRLRRGVWSEGELLKPVLVDRIGSNKIRVELQEGKKREIRRMVASLGLRVKLLLRRKIGKMELRHLPYDDFALFSKDDMWHHITVGGMV from the coding sequence ATGTGGTTGAGAATTAACCAATATCTTGCAAGATGTGGCTTGGGCTCCAGGAGAAACGTTGAAGCTCTCATCCTGAGTCATCGGGTATCTGTAAACGGCGAGATGGTGGAAGATCTTTCCTTCAAAGTTCAGCAAGGGGACCTTGTGATGGTGGACTCCAAGGTGGTAAGGCCGCTGGAGTCCATTTATCTTGTCATGAACAAGCCGGTGGGGGTGGTCTGTGCGGTGAGGGATCCTAGATACAAGACGGTCTTGGATTTGCTCCCCTTCCGCGTTCGCCGTCTTGCCCCCTTCCCGGTGGGCCGGCTTGACAAGGATAGCCAGGGGCTTTTGATCCTAACCAACGACGGTGATTTTTGTGACTCCCTGTTGCATCCAAGTAGGGGTATAATTAAAACCTATGAAGTGGAGCTGGACGGAGAGATTCGTCTTGATATGTTAGATAGACTCAGGCGTGGAGTATGGTCCGAAGGGGAATTACTTAAGCCAGTCCTCGTGGACAGGATCGGATCGAATAAGATTAGGGTTGAGCTCCAGGAGGGTAAGAAGAGAGAGATACGACGGATGGTTGCCTCTTTGGGGCTTAGAGTTAAGCTTCTTCTGCGTAGAAAGATAGGTAAAATGGAACTTAGACATCTTCCCTACGACGACTTTGCCCTTTTCTCAAAGGATGACATGTGGCATCATATCACTGTGGGTGGTATGGTATAG
- a CDS encoding HDOD domain-containing protein: protein MQGLDDRTRDLIQRRVLKRVSDIPSLPQFVIDTLKKLDDPKSNAQDVADKLAKDEGLVLRILRLANSAYYGLPRRITSVSEAIALLGFKTVKSIVLAASVYKFMDGAFTGYALDRGELWKHSLSVAFSARHIAKRFKDVDDEEAYVAGMVHDIGKIVLNDYVRFGYSIIVKLVEEDKMPFMDAERQVLGFDHAQVGGLIMEQWNLPERYMLAARYHHSPWELPDEYLEHRKFLDVVHVANALCLMLGAGLGADGLQYSVWPESLERLGLSSDVEPLMSELVDLMAQVDEELSMEAME from the coding sequence ATGCAAGGGCTTGATGATCGTACCCGTGACCTGATACAAAGGCGTGTGCTTAAGCGTGTCAGCGATATACCTTCTTTGCCCCAGTTTGTCATAGATACCCTCAAGAAGCTTGATGATCCTAAGAGCAATGCCCAGGATGTGGCGGATAAGCTTGCCAAGGATGAGGGTTTGGTGCTCAGAATACTGCGGTTGGCTAACTCCGCTTACTATGGTTTGCCCCGAAGGATAACCAGTGTTTCGGAGGCAATCGCATTGCTGGGTTTTAAAACAGTTAAGAGTATTGTGCTTGCCGCATCGGTTTACAAGTTCATGGATGGGGCTTTCACCGGTTATGCCCTTGACCGGGGTGAGCTATGGAAGCACTCCTTGAGCGTAGCGTTCTCTGCCCGCCATATAGCCAAGCGTTTTAAGGATGTGGACGATGAGGAAGCTTATGTGGCGGGTATGGTGCACGACATCGGTAAAATAGTGCTCAATGATTACGTGCGCTTTGGGTACAGCATAATAGTTAAGCTGGTAGAGGAAGACAAAATGCCGTTCATGGACGCGGAGCGCCAGGTCTTGGGGTTTGATCATGCCCAGGTTGGTGGCCTTATAATGGAGCAGTGGAACCTGCCCGAGCGTTACATGTTGGCTGCCAGATATCACCATTCGCCCTGGGAGCTGCCAGACGAGTACTTGGAGCACCGTAAGTTCCTTGACGTGGTACACGTGGCCAATGCGCTGTGCCTTATGTTGGGGGCCGGCTTGGGGGCCGATGGTCTTCAGTATAGCGTATGGCCTGAAAGCTTGGAGCGGCTTGGTCTTTCATCCGACGTTGAGCCATTGATGTCTGAGCTGGTTGATCTTATGGCCCAGGTGGACGAGGAGCTCTCCATGGAGGCCATGGAATGA